Proteins from a single region of Theobroma cacao cultivar B97-61/B2 chromosome 10, Criollo_cocoa_genome_V2, whole genome shotgun sequence:
- the LOC18585708 gene encoding uncharacterized protein LOC18585708 — protein MSMAVASAASLLTAVRLESWKSNGGVPARPRLSLAKPTWIIRTESNVRRERVKKPNPPCVVCQGSGRVDCQYCYGRGRTNHVHLEMLPKGEWPKWCRTCGGSGLSYCSRCLGTGEYRYIMGFHFMKRDDDHTQDNKYQIQGDHGSQSAADRLLHHEQNNSDDEIERAGGNMDITA, from the exons ATGTCGATGGCGGTGGCGTCGGCGGCAAGCCTGCTCACAGCTGTCCGATTGGAGAGTTGGAAGTCCAACGGTGGTGTTCCTGCTCGTCCTCGTCTCTCACTCGCTAAGCCCACTTGGATCATCAGAACTGAG TCTAATGTTCGGCGAGAGAGAGTGAAGAAGCCTAATCCACCATGTGTTGTCTGCCAGGGAAGCGGAAGAGTTGATTGCCAATATTGTTATGGAAGAG GAAGGACAAATCATGTTCATCTAGAGATGCTTCCCAAAGGAGAATGGCCAAAATG GTGCAGGACTTGTGGTGGCAGTGGCCTCAGCTACTGCTCCCGATGCCTTGGAACTGGGGAATACAGGTATATAATGGGCTTCCATTTCATGAAGAGAGATGATGATCACACCCAAGATAACAAGTATCAGATTCAAGGTGACCATGGTTCACAGAGTGCAGCAGACCGACTGCTTCATCATGAGCAGAACAATTCAGATGATGAGATAGAAAGAGCTGGTGGAAACATGGATATAACAGCATGA
- the LOC18585707 gene encoding WD-40 repeat-containing protein MSI1: MGKDEEEMRGEIEERLINEEYKIWKKNTPFLYDLVITHALEWPSLTVEWLPDRDEPPGKDYSVQKMILGTHTSENEPNYLMLAQVQLPLQDSENDARHYDHDRSDLGGFGCASGKVQIIQQINHEGEVNRARYMPQNPFIIATKTVSAEVFVFDYSKHPSKPPLDGACSPDLRLRGHSTEGYGLSWSKFKQGHLLSGSDDAQICLWDINATPKNKSLDATQIFKVHEGVVEDVAWHLRHEYLFGSVGDDQYLLIWDLRTPSVTKPIQSVVAHQSEVNCLAFNPFNEWVVATGSTDKTVKLFDLRKISTALHTFDSHKEEVFQVGWNPKNETILASCCLGRRLMVWDLSRIDEEQTPEDAEDGPPELLFIHGGHTSKISDFSWNPCEDWVIASVAEDNILQIWQMAENIYHDEDDIPGDESTKGS; this comes from the exons ATGGGAAAGGACGAGGAAGAAATGCGTGGAGAGATTGAGGAGAGGCTGATCAACGAAGAGTACAAGATTTGGAAAAAGAACACTCCTTTCCTCTACGATCTGGTCATTACACACGCCCTTGAGTGGCCCTCTCTCACCGTCGAATGGCTTCCCGACCGCGACGAGCCTCCCGGCAAGGACTACTCCGTTCAAAAGATGATCTTGGGCACCCACACCTCTGAAAACGAGCCCAATTACCTCATGCTGGCCCAGGTCCAGCTCCCCCTCCAGGACTCTGAGAACGACGCTCGCCACTACGACCACGACCGCTCCGATCTCGGTGGCTTCGGATGCGCCAGCGGCAAGGTCCAAATTATTCAGCAGATCAATCACGAAGGGGAGGTCAATAGGGCTCGTTATATGCCCCAGAATCCTTTTATTATAGCCACCAAGACCGTCAGCGCTGAGGTTTTTGTGTTCGACTACAGCAAGCATCCGTCCAAGCCACCTTTGGATGGGGCATGCAGTCCTGATTTGAGGCTCCGGGGCCATAGCACTGAGGGGTATGGGCTGTCCTGGAGTAAGTTCAAGCAAGGCCATTTGCTTAGTGGGTCTGATGATGCTCAGATTTGTTTATGGGACATCAACGCCACTCCCAAGAACAAGTCTCTTGATGCTACGCAGATCTTCAAGGTCCACGAGGGCGTCGTTGAAGACGTTGCCTGGCATCTCAGACATGAGTATTTATTTGGTTCCGTTGGGGATGACCAATACCTACTTATTTGGGACCTGCGAACCCCATCTGTCACCAAGCCTATCCAGTCCGTAGTTGCTCACCAGAGTGAG GTTAACTGCTTAGCTTTCAATCCCTTTAATGAGTGGGTTGTGGCCACGGGTTCTACTGATAAGACGGTTAAGTTATTTGATCTCCGCAAGATCAGTACGGCACTCCACACCTTTGATAGCCACAA GGAGGAGGTTTTCCAAGTTGGGTGGAATCCAAAGAATGAGACAATCTTAGCATCCTGTTGTCTTGGTAGAAGGCTCATGGTGTGGGATCTTAGCAG GATTGATGAAGAACAGACACCAGAGGATGCTGAAGACGGTCCACCTGAGTTGCTCTTCATTCATGGGGGTCACACCAGTAAAATTTCTGATTTTTCGTGGAACCCATGTGAAGATTGGGTTATTGCTAGTGTAGCTGAAGATAACATTCTTCAAATATGGCAGATGGCAGAGAATATTTACCATGATGAGGATGACATACCAGGAGATGAATCCACCAAAGGTTCTTAA